AGCAGGCGCGCCGCTTCCGCTCCCAGCTCCGCCGCTTCCGCTCCCAGCTCCGCCGCTTCCGCTCCCGGCTCCGCCGCTTCCGCCCGAACCACCAAACACGGACTGGAAGGCCGCCTGAAGCCAGGTGGTAACCGCAGTGAAGGCGCTCTCGAAAGTCTCCCACGCCTGCGCCAGCCTTCGTTTCGCTTCGTCTGACATTCCCCCCTTGCCGGCACGAAGGTCGAACGAGATGGCCACGTCGTGCGGGCCTGGCTGGACGGACACGGACTTGGTTGCACGATCACCCCGCTCCCCGCGGCCTTTCGTCAGCGGTCCTGCTCCGGGAGTTCCCGACGCAGGCGTAGAGGCGAGCGCCGCGCGGGTCTGTGCGTTCGGCAGCTGCAGCCCGTCGACCTCCATGCCATCGAGCAGCACATCGACTTTGATGTCGTAGTTACCCTGGTCGTCGACGTAGCTATCCCAACGCTCACCATGTATGAGCACCACGCTCTGCACGGTGTCAACGGCGAACCCCCAAGTCACTTTTCCTCTCAGCTTCGCGATGTCGTTCTTGCCGTCCTTGAGCGCAAGGAACTTGTGCTTGAACTCCCGGTACTGGTTGTCGATGCTCGTCAGTCCCGAGGACGCGAGTTGCATGGGGTTCGTGATGAGCCCAGCTAGCTGTCGCGCCAGGGCCACGAGTTCGTCCCAGGTCTCGACACTGGCCATCGCCGTCATGTGGTCCGCTTCTTCGTGGTAGTCGCTGCCGGTGAGTTGGCCCGCGTTCTTCCAATTCACTTTCATCGAGATCGCGCGCTTCAGCTGGCCGTCGCATTCCGGGATGGCCTTGGGGTAGCCGTTTTGCACGCGCGGGGTCAGGTTGGGCTCCGCCTCAGGCCCCTCCGCACACTTGACGCAACCGCTTGCCCTGCGCTCGCGGATGAAGAGCCCCGGCTCCTCGTAAGGTACAATCCACTTGTCCTCCGCACGCTCGCCGTGCCCGCCCGTGCGTTCTTCTGTCGAGCCTAGGCGCTCGTGAAAGCGTCGTTCGAGCTCGGCCATGCGTTCCTCCAATTCGCGTTCACTCATCTGCTGCTCCCTCGGGTCGTGGTCTTGGGGGGGCGTAGGCACGTCTGAACGTCGCGCCTACTCGTCCTTGGTGTCCTGGTTGCTGTAGAACGTCGCGTACACCGGTACATGGTCCGAAACGCCGCTCGTGATGTCCGACGATAGGTTTGCTGGCAGCATCAGAATGCCGCGTGCGTAGTCCTCCTTCGCCACGAAGGAGTTGTAGATCAGGTAGTCGACCTTGGTGTTGGCAGTTGGGCGTGTGGCCGCTGGTGGCGGTCGCACGGTCCAGTCAGTCGCGCTCACCTGGTCCCAAGGTGGCTTCGGGGTCTCTCGGTTGAAGTCGCCCGCGACGATCACGTCCTTGTTGGACCCGCTCAGCCCTGCGAAGCCCCCAGTCTGCCCGCCGACCGCCCCGTGAAGCTGGTTGACCGCTTGGAACTCCGCCGTCTGCACTGTCATATTGTTCGGGTGCGCGAAGTGTGTGCAAGCGAGCAAGAAGTCGAAGCGCTGCTTGCCAGTGCTCGGGTTTGGTCCAAACGCGTCCTTCACTCGAAGGTGCGCCCAGGTCGGCATGCGACCGATCCCAGTTGCGGAGTGGCTTCCTGAAGACACGCCGCCCGGCTTGGCCGCCACCTGTTCGAGGGTCGTGTTGTCAAACACGAGCAGCGTGAAGAAGTTGGTCACGCCGGCCGGGGCTACACTGGACCCCTCGATGGTCGTGTAGTCTCCCCCTAGTGCTGCCTGCAGTCGTGTGATCGCAATCCGTGACTGCACCTCCTGTAGGCAGAAGGCGGCGAACTTGTGAACCTTGATTACGCTGGCGATGAACTGAGCCTTGTTCTGATTCTGGTAGCCGCTCGTCGACGCGTTCGCCGGCTGGTCAGCCTTGGCGGCCGAGAACGCGCTGATGTTCCAGGTTCCGATCTTGATCTCTGGTTGGCCTGTGGGCGGAGTGACGCCGATCCCTCCCGTTCCACCGCCGCCGTCGTCGAATTCACCCGGCAGCTCCTCAGTCGGCTCCGAGCCGGCATCGGACGAACGCTCCCTCGTCCCACCCGGAACTCCGGGCGGAGGCGGTGGGCCGCAGGCATATGCGGCCGCCACGCCCGCAGAGATCGCAACTATCGCGGACGCGCGCTGTCGATGGCGGCGGCGCGACGGCGGTGTCCCACACGCGTCGATACTCTCCCTCTTCGCGACCGCCCTCATCGCCACTGGAGGGTATCCCGTCGCGCCGGGCTCCGCCACCTCACGTGCGTTCACCGCATTGCGCGTTCCTCCAACTCAGTCGGCGTAGAGGCGCCATGCGCTCGTCGGCGACCCGAAGCCGAGATGAGGCAAGAGCCCTCGCACAAGTCGTGCTGGCGCGAGCCCGAGCCGGGGAGGACTTCGCGCAATTGGCCCGCACCTACAACGACGGTAACGACATCAGCCATTTCGATGACGAAACGATGGCCATCGTTTTCTCCGACTACGCCAGCCTACGGCCAGGCGAGCTGAGCGAAGTGAAGCAGACGCCCTTCGGCTTCACGGTGATTCGACGGAGCAAGTAGTAGCCCGTGCGCGACGGTTTCGTCCTGGACTCATCCGAAACGCAACGAGACGCGATGCTGCTCGGACTGGGCGAAGGGCTGCAGCTTTTCGATGGGCATGAGCTGGGCGACGAAGTCGGCCAGGGTGGTTTTGTAGCTCATGAGGACCCACCAACTGTCATCCATTTCTTGGCGGCGCTCGCGAAGGCTTCCGAAGCGCCAATCGATCGGGCTTCCGATCGCTTCGAAGCGTCGCCAGTCCGCATCCTTGAGTTCCGCTGGGAAGGGTTCGTCGCCGCGCACGAAACGCTCGACGTCCTTTGCGTTGCGTGATGTGTGCACAATCAGCTCGAAATCGCGCCAGGTTGCTATCTCGAGGGCTGCCACCGTCGCAACCCACTCGCCATTCGGAGAGGGAATGGCCTCGAAGGGAAGGAGCTGTCCCGAATGCAGCCAGCGACCGACGCTGCCTTTGTACTCGGAGCCCAGATCTTCGATGCGGTTCCAGGTGCCGTTGCACAACTCCTCGAGTCTGGTGTCGTAACCCCAACCCATTCCACTTTGCCTAGCTGCCGAGGGCAAGGGACGCAAGGCATAGGCGGCGTGGGCGCGTGTTGCCGCCTCGAAGGCGGACGAGGCGCGTTTGCTCCAGACACGCACCAAGCCGGCCAGCGACGACAACGGCCGTGCAGAGGCGATCTACGCCTGCGCGCCCGTTTCGCGTGCGGGGGGTGAGGCCACCCGGGCCCATCGCAAGAAGGCCTGCGACGAGGCTGCGTGGGCCGCGACCTGGGAGACCAAGGCGTGCCGCGACCCGGAAGGCATCAACGCGATCAGTGATTGCCAGCGCGCAACGGCCGCGCGCGAGGCGGCCAAGTGGGCCTGTGGCAAGCAGGCGAATTGACCGGGTGCTCGCCATTCGGAGAGGGGAATATCCTCGAAGGGAAGGAAGACCGCGACGACCTCTCGGGGCCCAGATCCGTTCCGAGCAGGTCAGTAGCAGTTTACGATCGGCTCGCGTTTGCAGGTGCCAGCGACACACTTCAGGCCCTGTTCGCACGGGTCGTCGAGCAGGACATCTGCCTTGCAGGACTGGCCTGCCAGAAGCTTCGGTTTGCATGTTCCCGGTCCACCTTCCGGGCCCGCGCAGTACAGTCCGAGGCCGCACTTGCTGCCGAAACCGCACGCCGAGCCTGCTGGCGGGCCAGCTCCGGGCGGATTGGAAGTGCATACGCTCTGGGAGCAGTCAAAACCGTAGCGACACTCGTTGTCGTCAGTGCAGGTCGCACCGGCTTCGAGGGTCGTGGAGCACACGTTGTTGAGGCAAGGCAGCAGCCCCTCGCAGGGTGTTGTTCCATCGCAGGCCGATCCGGGCAGGACGACCAACTTGCAGATGGATTCCCTACACTCACCCTCGGAGCAGGCCAGCCCCGCCTCGAGGTCGCAGCTGGCGCCCAGCGGCTGTGTCTTGCTTGATACGGCCAAGCACTTTGTGCATCGCGTCGCAGCGTCCCAGCCGCACGCGCCGCTCGCACATTGATAGTGCTGAACACAAGCGGCGCCTGCATCGAGTGTGCCTGGTGGCGGCAGGCACTCCGCGATCCCAACGACGTTGCCGAGGTGGCCACACGCAGCGGTGGGCATTGCAGCCGCGCAAGCGTTTAGCCGCGCCGGAGTCTGAGTCGTACCCTCGAGCAAGAACACGGTTTCGCAGGAGCGTGCTTCCCTGCGCGCGCAGTCCTCCAGCGTTCCCAAACCAACGAGATTGTACGGGCCACACGCTTGCTTGCGGGCACACGTTGCACTTGCCAAAGCTGCACACGCTGCCGCCTGTTCTGAGCTGACGTTGGGCTCATCTTTCGCGGCGTCCTCGTTGGAGCTGCATCCCGATACCGCGGGCAAAAGGCTGATGGCGACCATCACCCACGCCTGGAAACTGCTGCGCATGCTCCTCCTACGTGGTCGGGTACCCAACTCTCCCTCGCGCGGCCCCGGTCGATGGGGCACCTCATGCTACTCTTCCGAGTCGAGACCCCGGACGCAAACTCGCCTACGACCCGCCCTCAGGGAGTTTCGTCTCGAGCTCGACCGTGGCGTGGCGACATTGCATGCCGCAGGTGCTGTGGTGGCTGAAGTCGACTTCGCGCGCGAAGTCGTAGACGTGCGCCCCAGAGGCGTCTTCGACCCAAAGCGTGACGAGCTGGCGGTCCGGTCCCGAGCCAATGCCAGATGAAAGCCGTACTCGGACCAGCGTGGGACCGAGCATCGAAATTTCTCCTTCGGGGTGCAGTGCGAACCACGACCCGATCGGCGTGTGCGGCCCGAGAGGTTCGGCCAAGTGCGCGGAGGAACACCTGAACCCCACGCACCAACGGATGCTGCCACCGTTCAACGCTTCGTAGGGTATCGCCAGCGGTCCACTGATCTTGATATAGTCGTAGCAGGCCGCCAGACAGTTCCCTTGCGGGTCAGAGCAACTCAGAAACGGGAAAAGGACGACGACGGCAGCCCCCAAGCGCATCCTCCAGTGTGACACGGCCACACGGCTACGGCTCGTGCGCGACGCCAAACCTCGGGGCGCGCATCTGTTTGCCGAGCGCGTTGCGTGACCCCGCGCTCGGCGCTAGTGCTCCGCTTGTGTTTGGACGGCTCGCGGCCCACGCGATCTCGAAGCCAGTGAAACTCGTTTTGACGCCCGAGTGACCCTTGGCTCTGTCAGGGCGGTCAGGCAAAGCAAACGATCCCTCCGGACGCGTGTGCTACTCTCGCCACCATGAGTGAGGGGAATCCAACGACACCGGAGGCCGCCGTTCCGGCATGGAAGTTCTGGCACCCACTTCCGTTTTGGCACGTGCTCGTGATCTTCTTCATCGCGCAAATCGTCGCGGCGATGCCCGTGGTGTTCGTCCGCGAGGCCCTGGGCATCGGGTTGCCCACGGCCACAATCGGCGGCGCCGGCGGCCTGGTGGGCTACTTCATCGTGATGCGACGAGCGCAGAAGGCGCGAGAAACGGCGCCGGCCGTCAAAGGCTAGCGCGCCGGCGTAGAGCCGCGCCGAGCGTGGCTACTTCCACGCGATGCAGAG
This genomic stretch from Polyangiaceae bacterium harbors:
- a CDS encoding endonuclease/exonuclease/phosphatase family protein — its product is MAAAYACGPPPPPGVPGGTRERSSDAGSEPTEELPGEFDDGGGGTGGIGVTPPTGQPEIKIGTWNISAFSAAKADQPANASTSGYQNQNKAQFIASVIKVHKFAAFCLQEVQSRIAITRLQAALGGDYTTIEGSSVAPAGVTNFFTLLVFDNTTLEQVAAKPGGVSSGSHSATGIGRMPTWAHLRVKDAFGPNPSTGKQRFDFLLACTHFAHPNNMTVQTAEFQAVNQLHGAVGGQTGGFAGLSGSNKDVIVAGDFNRETPKPPWDQVSATDWTVRPPPAATRPTANTKVDYLIYNSFVAKEDYARGILMLPANLSSDITSGVSDHVPVYATFYSNQDTKDE
- a CDS encoding peptidylprolyl isomerase, translating into MRSSATRSRDEARALAQVVLARARAGEDFAQLARTYNDGNDISHFDDETMAIVFSDYASLRPGELSEVKQTPFGFTVIRRSK